The genomic region GCTGATGGCGACCTGCGCGTAACCGCCGCTGACCGTGACGGAGGCGCTCGCGCCGATCTTGTATTGCAGCGTCGAGCCGGGCGACGTATACGGCGACATGAGGCTCAGCGTGACCTTCGAGGAGTTCCAGCCGCGCCCGTTCGGCGCCGGCGTTTCGCTCGCGCTGACGACCGTTTTTCCGGGAAGCGACCATTCGACCGGCGTAACGGATCCGGTAAACGAGGCTCCGGTGTAAGCGGCGCCGATGATATTCCCGTACTTATCAACCGTCACCGCCTTCGACGACAGGTATCCGGGCGGCAGGAACGGATGCAGATCGACAAAGGACGCGGCCGTTCCGGACCAAACACCGGCGTGCTGAGCCCCCGCCGATACGGCGGCGTACCCGACCTGATACCCGCTCCCCGCGCCAATCGCCTCGGAAAAGGAGTAGCCGGACGGACCTAAGTCGGTCAGGGTGTCCGCCGTTCCATGCCACAGCACGGCGTCCGTTGTGTAGCCGATAAATCCGACCTCCTGCACCGGCGTCTCCAGAAATCCGACCTCGGTGTTATGAGCCTGGTCGACGCCAAGCGCGAGGGTGGACTGACCGGTGTTCATCGTCGGCGGCTGCAAATCGACAAAGCTCGCGGCCGTTCCTTTCCAGAGAGCGGCGTGGGTGACGAGGCCCGACGTTCCATAGCCGACCTCGATTCCATGATCCACCGCGGTCGCGACGCCGTCATACCAGACGGAGGGCAGCAGATCGACCGCGCTCGCCGCAGTCCCTTTCCACAAAATCGGATGGTCGTAACCGCTGGAATCGGTGGCGTAGCCAACTTCCTGCCCCTGTGAAATGGCGGTCCCCCAGCTCTGGGCCGCCGCGCTTGTTCCGTTGAGAAGATGCAGGGTGAGTGAGGTGGGATGCAGATCGACGAAGTTCTTATCCGAGCCGCTCCATAAGATGGCGTGCACCGTGTAGAAAGTGCGCCAGCCGAACCTCTTGGAATAGTAGGTGTACTTGGCCTCGTTATACGAGCCCATTTGATTGGCGCCGTAGATTCCGGCGACTGTTGAGCCGAAGTACGCCGGCGGATCGAGGCTGATGATCGGGCCGCCGGGATTCCCCATGACAGCCGAAGTCGTTCCGCCGACCAGTTGTCCCTGATAACCCTGCGGGACTGTCAGCGGGGCGCCCGCGCCGTTGAGTAGCGACACAGTGTAAGCCTGCGCGTCGGCGCAATGGCTTGCAAATCCAACAAAAAGGACAGAGGCGGCGCTGACGGCCGCGGACGTTGCGAAATGCAGTCGGCTCATGTGGGATGTCCTTTCGTGAGTCCAATTCAGCAGTTGATCCTGCTGTCAGGCCGAAAGAAGTCGTCGCGGATCAGCGTCTCGTCCAGCGCGAGATGTCCATGATCCGCCGTCTCGTAACGATGCCGCTTGGCCGATTTCCCTTTGATCAGACCGTTCATCCGCTCGACCAAGCCATTCGTCGAACGCCTGCTCGTGTTAGCCCATGGTTAACTTTCTGAGTATGGTTCCCCAGAAGACTACCTCATGGCGCCTCAAAACGCTAGTCCCACTTGTTGATAAATGACATGAGATTCGACGATTACTCCCAATTCTCGCTCCGAACGGCAGAGCAGGCGGAATGGACATCCATTCCGCCTGCCGGGCCGCGTGACATCCGCCCTAGAACTTGACCTGAAGTTCGCTCACGAACAGACCGACCTTTTCGGGGTTGACGGAGCTGGGGGCGTGGGCGACTTTGCTGGGCTTGGTGTACCACAAGCGCAGCCGTGTGGCTTTGTCGAGGCCGTACAGCGCGCCGAAGCCGAGGTTCTGGTCCGTGTACGAGCTGTCACTGCCCGCGCCGCTCTTTGCCCGGTTGAACTCATCGTAGTTGACCGCGAAGGTCAGCGGGTGCGCGCCGGCGGGGCTGAAGGTATAACCGCCGAGCGCGTAGTAACCTTCGACCTTGTTGCCCGGAGCGTAGACGTTGGACGACAGCGCCAGCGTGGATTGATTGAGCAGGCTGCCGGCCGGGTTGGCGAAGTAGGTCCGCTGCTCGAACTTTCCGGCCACATACTCGCCGTTCACGAAGATATTCGCGGTCGGGTTGTACTGGACGTCCGCGCCCGTCAGCTCTTTCTTGCGCGATTGGTAGGCGGGGCCGACATCGCTGTAGTCCGGCACATGGCCGTTGTAGTAGGAAACGCCAATGCCCAGCTTTTTGTCGCCGGTCTGGTACGCCGCGCGATAGACCTGATCGACCTGGCGGTCGGTGTCGTTGCTGACCTGCCCGGTTCCGTTGATCAGCGCCGCCGTCAGGCGCAGGCTGGCGGAGCCGCCGGTCACCTGAACGCCGCGATCGTAATCCTGTCCGGAGAAGAGGCCCTGGCCGCCTTCGTTGAAAGCGAGCGGGCGCTCGGCCTGGATGTGGTTCGCGGTGGAGAGCGGCAGGATGTAGCCGAAGGGAGTGGAGAACATACCGGCGGTGATTCCGATGTTCTTCAGCGGGTCGCCGTTGCCGAAGGTATAGTTGACATAACCTTCACGGACGCTGACCGCGGAGTTGTTCGCCGAGTTGCTGTTGGATGGGGTAGCGGTCGGATTGGCGAATCCCGAAGCGTCGAGCTGAATGGCGTAGCGCGTGTTCTGCGTCAGCTGTCCGGTGAACTTGAGGCGCGAGCGGCGGATCACAAAGGATCCACCGTTAGATCCCGAGGCGTAATCGCCGTTGTAAGAGTTGCCGGGCGCTTTGCCATACGGGAACTTCAGATGATCGGCGCTCGTCTGGTTGTGCTCGTCGGCCGCGAAGTATCGCGCCTGGATGTAGCCGCTGATCTGGAACTTGCGCTTCGCGCCGACGCCGTACGAATTATTCGCGGTGTCCTGCGCTTTGTTTGCAAGGTCCTTGGTGTCCAGCACATCCTGACGCAAATCCTCAACCTGGCCGCGCAGCGTCGTGATATCGGCCTGCGCTTTGGTCACATCGGACTGGATCGCGGTCAGCTCGGTCTTGAAGCTGTCGACCAGAACTTGAATCTTGTTCAGATCGTCCTGCGTGACGGCGGGCGTTTGCGGCGCGCCGCTCTTGATGTCCGCAATTGTTTGAAGCAGACGGTCAACCACCGTGGCGAACTCGTAACGCGTCAGCGCCCGATTGCCCAAAAACTGGCCGTTGGGATATCCCTTCACGAGTCCTTTGTCGGCCAGGCTCTGAACCGCCGTATAGGCCCAGTGGTTTTCCGGAACGTCCGGAAACGCCGCAGCCTGGGCCTGCGCGGGCCGTACGCCCGCCGCCAATGTTCCGCCGAGCGCCAATGCGGAAATCCCGATCAGCGTATGCATCGTCCTTCTTTGCAAATTCTCATCCCCTTTTTTGAATATGCGACGTTCATATCGTCGTCTTGAGTATCGGTCCGCCGGCGACCAAATCCATGCTGGCTTCCCTTGCCAGACAATTTACCAGTTAGCCACTAGTATAACATGACTATTCCATAAAACCTCACAATTTTGCAATTTGCACGGCGCAAATCTTGAATTCCGGCATGCGCGATGTTGGGTCGAGCGCCGGATTGGTGAGCAGGTTCGCGCGTCCCTTCCCCGCCCAGTGGAACGGGACGAAGATGGTGTCCTGCCGGATCGAAGTCGTCAGCCTGGCTTTGGCCTCCGCCGCGCCGCGCCGTGTGGCGAGACGCACCATATCCCCGTCGGCGATCCCGAAGCGGCGGGCCAGCGAGGGGTGGATCTCGACAAAGGCTTCCGGGGCGTTCGCGCGCAGCTTTTCCACCCGGCGCGTTTGCGTTCCCGATTGGTACTGCGCCATGACGCGTCCCGTCGTCAGGTAGAGTGGATACTCGTCATCGGGCGCTTCGGCGACCTCCCGATGCGCCACGGGGTGAAACTTCGCGCGGCCGTCCTCGGTGGCGAACTTGTCCAGAAACATTCGCGGCGTTCCGGGATGGTCTTCGGAGGGACAGGGCCAGAAGACACCGTTTTGGGCGGCGATTCGTTCGTACGTAACGCCGGCGTAGTCCGCAGCGCCGCCGGCGCTGGCCCGGCGCAGCTCCTCAAAGATCTCGCGCGGCCGCTCGGTGAAGTACTGCCCGGCGCCCAGCCGGTCGGCGAGCGCCTTCAAAATCTGAGCGTCGCTGCGCACCCCTTCCGGCGGCTCCGACGCGCGGCGGCGCAGCAGCACCCGCCCTTCAAGGTTGGTCATCGTCCCTTCTTCTTCGGCCCACTGCGTTACGGGCAGCACGACATCCGCGCGAGCCGCCGTTTCGGACAGAAAGATATCGGAGACAAGCAGGAAATCGAGCGCATCCAGCCGCTCTTCGATATGACTGGCGCGCGGCGCGGAGACCACGACATTGGAGGCGGCCACCATCAGCGCGCGGACACCGCCAGGCGTTCCGAGCGTATCGAGCAGTTCATACGCCGAGCGTCCCGGTCCGGGGATCGTGGCTTCGTCCACGCCCCAGACGCCGGCGATATACGCCCGGTGCGCGGGATTGTCGATCTTACGGTATCCCGGAAGCTGGTCGGCCTTTTGCCCATGCTCGCGCCCGCCCTGCCCATTGCCCTGCCCCGTCAGACATCCATAGCCGCAGTGCGGTTTGCCGGCCTTGCCGAGCGCGAGGGCGAGGTTGATAAACGCCTGGACATTCTCGACGCCCTTGCTTTGCTGCTCGGCGCCGCGCGCCGTCAGCACCATCGCCGTCGCCGCCTCGCCCATCAGGTGCGCCGCCTTCGTCAGATCCTTCACCGGGACGCCGGTGATGCGCTCGACCCGGTCCGGC from Capsulimonas corticalis harbors:
- a CDS encoding chitobiase/beta-hexosaminidase C-terminal domain-containing protein, which encodes MSRLHFATSAAVSAASVLFVGFASHCADAQAYTVSLLNGAGAPLTVPQGYQGQLVGGTTSAVMGNPGGPIISLDPPAYFGSTVAGIYGANQMGSYNEAKYTYYSKRFGWRTFYTVHAILWSGSDKNFVDLHPTSLTLHLLNGTSAAAQSWGTAISQGQEVGYATDSSGYDHPILWKGTAASAVDLLPSVWYDGVATAVDHGIEVGYGTSGLVTHAALWKGTAASFVDLQPPTMNTGQSTLALGVDQAHNTEVGFLETPVQEVGFIGYTTDAVLWHGTADTLTDLGPSGYSFSEAIGAGSGYQVGYAAVSAGAQHAGVWSGTAASFVDLHPFLPPGYLSSKAVTVDKYGNIIGAAYTGASFTGSVTPVEWSLPGKTVVSASETPAPNGRGWNSSKVTLSLMSPYTSPGSTLQYKIGASASVTVSGGYAQVAISSDGSHVVQYSARDGASGQLTQVSQNTINIDTTTPKTTEAFGAGVVTLKAADDKGDLPTIYYSLDGGAPAVYSTPFAVSNVVHTLSYWSVDLAGNTEAAHTTTLGAYAPTLTALSPFRSFISTSDVTVDCIGGGFSSASVVQFNGAPLATTYVSPTSITAVIPAADLGTAASSQIEVVNSAPGVGATSSLPFVVAPYAQATGGFNADTLGTTTFDMTPITSFVGFTPSGASVHIVTDANTEFLNSYGVNIGNWIGGLDESGLTSVTVTGVYANGALTAWVAQE
- a CDS encoding porin, with translation MHTLIGISALALGGTLAAGVRPAQAQAAAFPDVPENHWAYTAVQSLADKGLVKGYPNGQFLGNRALTRYEFATVVDRLLQTIADIKSGAPQTPAVTQDDLNKIQVLVDSFKTELTAIQSDVTKAQADITTLRGQVEDLRQDVLDTKDLANKAQDTANNSYGVGAKRKFQISGYIQARYFAADEHNQTSADHLKFPYGKAPGNSYNGDYASGSNGGSFVIRRSRLKFTGQLTQNTRYAIQLDASGFANPTATPSNSNSANNSAVSVREGYVNYTFGNGDPLKNIGITAGMFSTPFGYILPLSTANHIQAERPLAFNEGGQGLFSGQDYDRGVQVTGGSASLRLTAALINGTGQVSNDTDRQVDQVYRAAYQTGDKKLGIGVSYYNGHVPDYSDVGPAYQSRKKELTGADVQYNPTANIFVNGEYVAGKFEQRTYFANPAGSLLNQSTLALSSNVYAPGNKVEGYYALGGYTFSPAGAHPLTFAVNYDEFNRAKSGAGSDSSYTDQNLGFGALYGLDKATRLRLWYTKPSKVAHAPSSVNPEKVGLFVSELQVKF
- a CDS encoding molybdopterin oxidoreductase family protein, which translates into the protein MSSATATHCPYCALQCGMNLVSEGDLITVAARPDFPTNKGGLCQKGWTSADLIAHPDRLTSPWIRDRKGGELRPCEWDEALDRIVTEIRLAQQKYGLDSIGIFGGGGLTNEKAYMLGKFARVALRTPNIDYNGRFCMSSAAAAGIKAFGIDRGLPFPLEDIPGAETILLIGSNPAETMPPIMQYFEEHRSRGGNLIVADPRRTPTAQNAAVFLQLTPGTDGALANGLLHIAMADGLLDHDFIEARTTGFDAVRRTVASYWPDRVERITGVPVKDLTKAAHLMGEAATAMVLTARGAEQQSKGVENVQAFINLALALGKAGKPHCGYGCLTGQGNGQGGREHGQKADQLPGYRKIDNPAHRAYIAGVWGVDEATIPGPGRSAYELLDTLGTPGGVRALMVAASNVVVSAPRASHIEERLDALDFLLVSDIFLSETAARADVVLPVTQWAEEEGTMTNLEGRVLLRRRASEPPEGVRSDAQILKALADRLGAGQYFTERPREIFEELRRASAGGAADYAGVTYERIAAQNGVFWPCPSEDHPGTPRMFLDKFATEDGRAKFHPVAHREVAEAPDDEYPLYLTTGRVMAQYQSGTQTRRVEKLRANAPEAFVEIHPSLARRFGIADGDMVRLATRRGAAEAKARLTTSIRQDTIFVPFHWAGKGRANLLTNPALDPTSRMPEFKICAVQIAKL